The following are from one region of the Syngnathus typhle isolate RoL2023-S1 ecotype Sweden linkage group LG22, RoL_Styp_1.0, whole genome shotgun sequence genome:
- the tmem18 gene encoding transmembrane protein 18, translating into MTSPKAVNSSSVPIDAFSHLRITSIWTFLMSVKWSEPWLIGAFAFHLACLCLTVVTCKYYRAQICHFLLILALVYSAEYLNEVAAMNWRSFSDFQYFDSRGMFISLVFSIPLLFNAVIIVVVWLHRSFSTMTELKTLQLKRKARRAKKRD; encoded by the exons ATGACGAGCCCAAAAGCCGTCAACAGCAGCTCCGTCCCCATCGACGCCTTTAGTCATTTAAGAATCACATCCATTTGGACGTTCCTCATGTCT gtGAAGTGGTCGGAGCCATGGCTTATTGGCGCTTTTGCCTTTCACTTGGCGTGTCTTTGCCTGACTGTGGTGACGTGCAAGTATTATAGAGCGCAGATTTGCCACTTCCTGCTCATAC TTGCCTTGGTGTACAGTGCTGAATATCTCAACGAGGTGGCAGCAATGAACTGGAG GTCCTTCTCCGACTTTCAGTACTTTGACTCCAGAGGCATGTTCATATCGTTGGTCTTCTCCATCCCGTTGCTCTTCAACGCAGTCATCATTGTG GTGGTGTGGCTGCACAGGAGCTTCTCCACCATGACCGAGCTTAAGACGCTGCAGCTCAAACGGAAGGCACGCCGAGCCAAGAAAAGGGACTGA